A single Pan troglodytes isolate AG18354 chromosome 19, NHGRI_mPanTro3-v2.0_pri, whole genome shotgun sequence DNA region contains:
- the COPZ2 gene encoding coatomer subunit zeta-2 isoform X1 — MQRPEAWPRPHPGEGAAAAQAGGPAPPARAGEPSGLRLQEPSLYTIKAVFILDNDGRRLLAKYYDDTFPSMKEQMVFEKNVFNKTSRTESEIAFFGGMTIVYKNSIDLFLYVVGSSYENELMLMSVLTCLFESLNHMLRKNVEKRWLLENMDGAFLVLDEIVDGGVILESDPQQVIQKVNFRVDDGGLTEQSVAQVLQSAKEQIKWSLLK, encoded by the exons ATGCAGCGGCCCGAGGCCTGGCCACGTCCGCACCCGGGGGAGGGGGCCGCGGCGGCCCAGGCAGGGGGCCCGGCGCCGCCTGCTCGAGCCGGGGAGCCCTCGGGGCTGCGG TTGCAGGAACCTTCCCTCTACACCATCAAGGCTGTTTTCATCCTAGATAATGACGGGCGCCGGCTGCTGGCCAAG TATTATGATGACACATTCCCCTCCATGAAGGAGCAGATGGTTTTCGAGAAAAATGTCTTCAACAAGACCAGCCGGACTGAGA GTGAGATTGCATTTTTTGGGGGTATGACCATCGTCTACAAGAACAGCATTGACCTCTTCCTATACGTGGTGGGCTCATCCTACGAGAATGAG CTGATGCTCATGTCTGTTCTCACCTGCCTGTTTGAGTCTCTGAACCACATGTTAAG GAAGAACGTGGAGAAGCGCTGGTTGCTGGAGAACATGGACGGAGCCTTCTTGGTGCTGGACGAGATTGTGGATGGCGG TGTGATTCTGGAGAGTGACCCCCAGCAAGTGATCCAGAAGGTGAATTTTAGG GTAGATGATGGCGGCTTGACTGAACAGAGTGTGGCCCAG